From the Daucus carota subsp. sativus chromosome 8, DH1 v3.0, whole genome shotgun sequence genome, one window contains:
- the LOC108197179 gene encoding induced stolen tip protein TUB8 codes for MATVEVESVPQTLPETIAPEPEVTTPEPAKEEVVVAEAAAPAEPEAEKPAEETVPVAAPADEPAAAPVEAEEPVAVEAEEVVEAPKDVEAEPPVAETPVVEPEAVVEAPKEETPVEAAPEAEEAAEAPVEETPLDVPSTEVPVETKTEE; via the coding sequence GTTGAATCAGTTCCACAAACATTGCCAGAAACCATTGCACCCGAACCTGAGGTGACCACACCGGAGCCAGCCAAGGAAGAAGTAGTAGTAGCAGAAGCAGCAGCCCCTGCTGAACCAGAGGCCGAGAAGCCAGCTGAAGAAACAGTCCCAGTTGCTGCACCAGCTGATGAGCCAGCAGCAGCTCCAGTCGAGGCTGAGGAACCCGTGGCAGTCGAAGCTGAGGAAGTTGTAGAGGCCCCTAAAGATGTCGAAGCAGAGCCACCAGTTGCGGAAACTCCAGTAGTAGAGCCCGAGGCTGTGGTGGAGGCGCCAAAGGAGGAAACTCCAGTGGAAGCCGCTCCAGAAGCTGAGGAAGCAGCTGAAGCTCCAGTGGAAGAGACACCACTCGACGTGCCCAGTACTGAGGTTCCAGTTGAGACCAAGACTGAGGAATAG